Proteins from a single region of Streptomyces sp. TN58:
- a CDS encoding malate dehydrogenase, whose translation MTRTPVNVTVTGAAGQIGYALLFRIASGHLLGADVPVKLRLLEIPQGMKAAEGTAMELDDCAFPLLAGIDIFDDPNKGFEGANVALLVGARPRTKGMERGDLLAANGGIFKPQGQAINAHAADDIKVLVVGNPANTNALIAQAAAPDVPAERFTAMTRLDHNRAISQLAAKTGAAVSDIKRLTIWGNHSATQYPDIFHAEIGGKNAAEVVNDQAWLADTFIPTVAKRGAAIIDARGASSAASAANAAIDHVHTWVNGTAEGDWTSMGIPSDGSYGVPEGLISSFPVTCKDGKYEIVQGLDVNEFSRARIDASVQELSEERDAVRELGLI comes from the coding sequence ATGACCCGCACTCCTGTGAATGTCACCGTCACCGGCGCCGCCGGCCAGATCGGCTACGCGCTGCTCTTCCGTATCGCGTCCGGTCACCTGCTCGGCGCCGACGTGCCGGTCAAGCTGCGCCTCCTGGAGATCCCCCAGGGCATGAAGGCCGCCGAGGGCACCGCCATGGAGCTCGACGACTGCGCCTTCCCGCTGCTCGCCGGCATCGACATCTTCGACGACCCGAACAAGGGCTTCGAGGGCGCCAACGTCGCGCTGCTCGTGGGCGCGCGCCCGCGCACCAAGGGCATGGAGCGCGGCGACCTGCTCGCCGCCAACGGCGGCATCTTCAAGCCGCAGGGCCAGGCCATCAACGCCCACGCCGCGGACGACATCAAGGTCCTGGTCGTGGGCAACCCGGCCAACACCAACGCGCTCATCGCGCAGGCCGCCGCCCCGGACGTACCGGCCGAGCGCTTCACCGCGATGACCCGCCTGGACCACAACCGCGCGATCTCGCAGCTGGCCGCCAAGACCGGTGCCGCCGTCTCCGACATCAAGCGCCTGACGATCTGGGGCAACCACTCGGCGACCCAGTACCCGGACATCTTCCACGCGGAGATCGGTGGCAAGAACGCCGCCGAGGTCGTGAACGACCAGGCGTGGCTCGCCGACACCTTCATCCCGACCGTCGCCAAGCGCGGCGCCGCGATCATCGACGCCCGTGGCGCGTCCTCCGCCGCCTCGGCCGCCAACGCCGCCATCGACCACGTGCACACCTGGGTCAACGGCACCGCCGAGGGCGACTGGACCTCGATGGGCATCCCGTCGGACGGCTCCTACGGCGTCCCGGAGGGCCTGATCTCCTCCTTCCCCGTCACCTGCAAGGACGGCAAGTACGAGATCGTCCAGGGCCTGGACGTCAACGAGTTCTCCCGTGCCCGCATCGACGCCTCCGTCCAGGAGCTGTCGGAGGAGCGCGACGCCGTCCGCGAGCTCGGCCTGATCTGA
- a CDS encoding DUF3017 domain-containing protein, which yields MRAEPGAGHVNGSGAAKSRRFPSVTRDTARPEGSGRAVPGAVSTPARQWPMLSVLAATAVGLLTTALGQARVGCLVIGVALIAASVLRRVLPSVGMLAVRSRFTDMITYGVLGVAITLLALVMEPKPWLEIPFLESAVRFTVR from the coding sequence GTGCGGGCTGAACCGGGCGCCGGGCACGTGAACGGGAGCGGCGCCGCCAAGTCCCGCCGCTTCCCGTCCGTCACGCGCGACACGGCCCGCCCCGAGGGCAGCGGCCGCGCCGTTCCGGGCGCCGTGTCCACGCCCGCCCGCCAGTGGCCGATGCTCAGCGTGCTCGCCGCGACCGCGGTGGGCCTGCTCACCACGGCGCTGGGGCAGGCCCGGGTCGGATGCCTGGTGATCGGCGTGGCCCTGATCGCGGCGTCGGTGCTGCGGCGCGTGCTGCCCTCCGTGGGGATGCTCGCGGTCCGCTCCCGCTTCACCGACATGATCACCTACGGGGTGCTGGGCGTGGCGATCACGCTGCTCGCGCTGGTGATGGAGCCCAAGCCGTGGCTGGAGATCCCGTTCCTGGAGAGCGCGGTCCGCTTCACCGTGCGCTGA
- the sucC gene encoding ADP-forming succinate--CoA ligase subunit beta — protein sequence MDLFEYQARDLFAKHGVPVLAGEVIDTPEAAREATERLGGKSVVKAQVKVGGRGKAGGVKLAATPDEAVARATDILGMDIKGHTVHKVMIAETAPEIVEEYYVSYLLDRTNRTFLAMASVAGGMDIEQVAEETPEKLAKVPVNANEGVTIEKAREIVELAQFPAEVAEKVAEVLVTLWDTFIAEDALLVEVNPLAKVASGEVIALDGKVSLDENAEFRQPGHEEFVDHAAANPLEAAAKEKNLNYVKLDGEVGIIGNGAGLVMSTLDVVAYAGENHGGVKPANFLDIGGGASAAVMANGLEIILGDPDVKSVFVNVFGGITACDEVANGIVQALALLEEKGEAVTKPLVVRLDGNNAELGRKILSDANHPLVQRVDTMDGAADKAAELAAAK from the coding sequence GTGGACCTGTTCGAGTACCAGGCGAGGGACCTCTTCGCCAAGCACGGTGTACCGGTGCTGGCCGGTGAAGTCATCGACACGCCTGAGGCGGCTCGCGAGGCCACCGAGCGGCTGGGCGGCAAGTCGGTCGTCAAGGCGCAGGTGAAGGTCGGCGGCCGCGGCAAGGCCGGCGGCGTGAAGCTGGCCGCCACCCCGGACGAGGCCGTCGCCCGCGCGACGGACATCCTGGGCATGGACATCAAGGGCCACACGGTCCACAAGGTGATGATCGCGGAGACCGCTCCCGAGATCGTCGAGGAGTACTACGTCTCGTACCTCCTCGACCGCACCAACCGCACCTTCCTGGCCATGGCCTCGGTCGCGGGCGGCATGGACATCGAGCAGGTCGCCGAGGAGACCCCGGAGAAGCTCGCCAAGGTCCCGGTGAACGCCAACGAGGGCGTGACCATCGAGAAGGCCCGCGAGATCGTCGAGCTGGCGCAGTTCCCGGCCGAGGTCGCCGAGAAGGTCGCCGAGGTCCTCGTCACCCTGTGGGACACCTTCATCGCCGAGGACGCGCTCCTCGTCGAGGTCAACCCGCTCGCGAAGGTCGCCTCCGGCGAGGTCATCGCCCTCGACGGCAAGGTCTCGCTCGACGAGAACGCCGAATTCCGCCAGCCGGGCCACGAGGAGTTCGTGGACCACGCGGCCGCGAACCCGCTTGAGGCCGCCGCCAAGGAGAAGAACCTCAACTACGTCAAGCTCGACGGTGAGGTCGGCATCATCGGCAACGGCGCGGGTCTCGTCATGAGCACCCTGGACGTCGTCGCCTACGCCGGTGAGAACCACGGTGGCGTCAAGCCCGCCAACTTCCTGGACATCGGCGGTGGCGCCTCCGCCGCCGTCATGGCCAACGGCCTCGAAATCATCCTCGGGGACCCGGACGTCAAGTCCGTCTTCGTCAACGTCTTCGGTGGCATCACCGCCTGCGACGAGGTCGCCAACGGCATCGTCCAGGCGCTGGCCCTGCTGGAGGAGAAGGGCGAGGCGGTCACCAAGCCGCTCGTCGTCCGTCTCGACGGCAACAACGCCGAGCTGGGTCGCAAGATCCTCTCGGACGCCAACCACCCGCTGGTGCAGCGCGTGGACACCATGGACGGCGCGGCCGACAAGGCCGCCGAGCTCGCGGCTGCGAAGTAA
- a CDS encoding bifunctional methylenetetrahydrofolate dehydrogenase/methenyltetrahydrofolate cyclohydrolase, which yields MTAQILDGKATAAAIKSELTARVAALKARGTTPGLGTLLVGDDPGSRWYVNGKHKDCAEVGIASIQRELPATASQEDIEEVVRELNANPRCTGYIVQLPLPKGIDTNRVLELMDPLKDADGLHPTSLGRLVLNEPGPLPCTPYGIVELLRHHGVEINGAHVVVLGRGITVGRSIGLLLTRKSENATVTLCHTGTRDLSGLLRQADIIVAAAGVPHLVKPEDVKPGAAVLDVGVSRDEAGKIVGDVHPGVAEVAAWISPNPGGVGPMTRAQLLVNVVEAAERTGRAG from the coding sequence ATGACCGCCCAGATTCTCGATGGCAAGGCCACCGCGGCCGCGATCAAGTCCGAACTGACCGCCCGTGTGGCGGCCCTGAAGGCCCGGGGCACCACCCCCGGCCTCGGCACCCTGCTGGTCGGCGACGACCCGGGCAGCCGCTGGTACGTCAACGGCAAGCACAAGGACTGCGCCGAGGTCGGCATCGCGTCCATCCAGCGCGAACTGCCCGCGACCGCCTCCCAGGAGGACATCGAGGAGGTCGTGCGGGAGCTCAACGCCAACCCGCGGTGCACGGGCTACATCGTCCAACTCCCGCTCCCCAAGGGCATCGACACCAACCGGGTCCTGGAGCTGATGGACCCGCTGAAGGACGCCGACGGCCTGCATCCCACCTCCCTGGGCCGCCTCGTGCTGAACGAGCCGGGCCCGCTGCCCTGCACCCCGTACGGGATCGTCGAACTGCTGCGCCACCACGGCGTCGAGATCAACGGGGCGCACGTCGTCGTGCTCGGCCGCGGAATCACCGTCGGGCGGTCCATCGGCCTGCTGCTGACCCGCAAGTCCGAGAACGCCACCGTGACGCTGTGCCACACCGGTACGCGCGACCTCTCCGGGCTGCTGCGCCAGGCGGACATCATCGTCGCCGCGGCCGGAGTGCCGCACCTGGTCAAGCCCGAGGACGTGAAGCCCGGCGCGGCCGTGCTCGACGTGGGCGTCAGCCGCGACGAGGCCGGGAAGATCGTCGGCGACGTGCACCCGGGCGTCGCCGAGGTCGCGGCGTGGATCTCGCCGAACCCGGGCGGTGTCGGCCCCATGACCCGTGCCCAGCTGCTCGTCAACGTCGTAGAGGCGGCGGAGCGGACCGGCCGTGCGGGCTGA
- the purN gene encoding phosphoribosylglycinamide formyltransferase: MAASRLVVLVSGSGTNLQALLDAIDAHPGGSEGFGAEVVAVGADRANIAGLERAEKAGIPTFVCPVKDYASRVEWDAALTEATDAYAPDLVVSAGFMKIVGKEFIDRFGGRFVNTHPALLPAFPGAHGVRDALAYGAKVTGCTVHFVDSGVDTGPIIAQGVVEVRDEDDEAALHERIKEVERKLLVDVVGRLARHGYRIEGRKVTIQ; encoded by the coding sequence ATGGCCGCCTCCCGCCTGGTCGTGCTGGTCTCAGGGTCCGGCACCAACCTCCAGGCCCTCCTCGACGCCATCGACGCCCACCCCGGCGGATCCGAGGGCTTCGGTGCCGAAGTCGTCGCCGTGGGGGCCGACCGCGCGAACATCGCCGGCCTGGAGCGGGCGGAGAAGGCCGGGATCCCCACCTTCGTCTGCCCGGTGAAGGACTACGCGAGCCGGGTCGAGTGGGACGCCGCCCTCACCGAGGCGACCGACGCGTACGCGCCGGACCTCGTCGTGTCGGCCGGTTTCATGAAGATCGTGGGCAAGGAGTTCATCGACCGCTTCGGCGGCCGCTTCGTCAACACCCACCCCGCCCTCCTCCCCGCCTTCCCCGGCGCGCACGGCGTACGGGACGCGCTCGCGTACGGCGCGAAGGTCACCGGCTGCACGGTCCACTTCGTGGACAGCGGCGTGGACACCGGTCCGATCATCGCCCAGGGTGTGGTCGAGGTCCGGGACGAGGACGACGAAGCCGCTCTGCACGAGCGCATCAAGGAAGTCGAGCGCAAGCTGCTCGTCGATGTCGTGGGGCGCCTGGCCCGGCACGGCTACCGCATTGAGGGACGAAAGGTAACAATCCAGTGA
- a CDS encoding DUF6350 family protein: protein MTQVTERGTRLPAAPRAGVRRRSPAAAACVAGGAVAAGLGLGFLAVLVIVLWISSPYPDSGPGGALHLAAGLWLLAHGTELVRYETLSGVPAPVGVTPLLLVALPALLMRRAARLGSAGDGDDEEVLPATAVFSAVLCGYLAVGALATVYAAGGPMPADPISAAWHVPLVAVPAAAGGVWGARGRPLGPLPNWLPQGVRRGFVRPRYALALRAGAGGALVLLGGGALLVGASLAWHGAQVQASFLSLTGVWSGRFAVLLLALALIPNAMVWGASYALGPGFALGAGVTATPLGSGGAPALPRFPLLEALPAEGPGTPLTWAAAGVPVVAGLAVGWFAVRRAREVSYGETALTAALGAVVCGLVMAGLAAASAGPLGSRRLAEFGPVWWATGAAAFAWTLALAVPVAVGVHAWRYRPAAGPRPRVGAGAGAASADADADVPGDGWHDSGVRELRWELMRRASGGLVPEIVPVAPPVGPGPAPAPARRAVTVVAGLDLGPAPVAPPVVSVEPVAPSVPSVVGVRVLPRRKPSG, encoded by the coding sequence GTGACCCAAGTGACCGAACGCGGGACCCGGTTGCCGGCGGCCCCGCGAGCCGGTGTGCGGCGGCGCTCGCCGGCCGCAGCCGCGTGCGTGGCGGGCGGTGCCGTCGCGGCCGGACTCGGGCTCGGCTTCCTCGCCGTGCTCGTCATCGTCTTGTGGATCAGCTCCCCCTACCCGGACAGCGGCCCCGGCGGAGCCCTGCACCTCGCCGCCGGGCTGTGGCTGCTCGCGCACGGGACCGAACTGGTGAGGTACGAGACGCTTTCCGGCGTCCCGGCACCCGTTGGTGTGACGCCCCTGCTCCTCGTCGCACTGCCCGCCCTGCTCATGCGGCGGGCCGCCCGGCTGGGCAGTGCCGGCGACGGTGACGACGAGGAGGTGCTGCCCGCGACGGCGGTGTTCTCGGCCGTCCTCTGCGGATACCTCGCCGTCGGGGCGCTCGCCACGGTGTACGCCGCCGGGGGCCCGATGCCGGCCGACCCGATCAGTGCCGCCTGGCACGTTCCGCTGGTCGCCGTCCCGGCCGCGGCCGGCGGCGTGTGGGGGGCCAGGGGGCGCCCGCTCGGACCGCTGCCGAACTGGCTGCCGCAGGGCGTACGGAGGGGGTTCGTACGCCCCCGGTACGCGCTGGCACTGCGGGCGGGCGCGGGCGGGGCCCTGGTACTCCTGGGCGGCGGAGCACTGCTCGTCGGCGCCTCGCTCGCCTGGCACGGGGCGCAGGTCCAGGCCTCGTTCCTGTCGCTGACCGGGGTGTGGTCGGGCCGGTTCGCGGTCCTGCTGCTCGCACTCGCGCTGATCCCGAACGCCATGGTCTGGGGAGCCTCCTACGCCCTCGGCCCCGGGTTCGCCCTCGGCGCCGGGGTGACGGCCACCCCGCTCGGCTCGGGGGGCGCACCCGCGCTGCCCCGGTTCCCGCTGCTGGAGGCGCTCCCGGCCGAGGGTCCGGGCACGCCGCTGACCTGGGCGGCCGCCGGGGTGCCGGTGGTCGCCGGGCTGGCGGTGGGCTGGTTCGCGGTACGCCGGGCGCGCGAGGTCTCGTACGGGGAGACCGCGCTGACGGCGGCCCTGGGCGCGGTGGTGTGCGGGCTGGTGATGGCCGGGCTCGCCGCGGCCTCGGCGGGGCCGCTGGGCTCGCGGCGGCTGGCGGAGTTCGGGCCGGTGTGGTGGGCCACGGGTGCGGCGGCCTTCGCGTGGACGCTGGCGCTGGCCGTGCCGGTGGCGGTGGGCGTGCATGCGTGGCGATACCGGCCGGCGGCCGGGCCCCGGCCGCGGGTGGGGGCGGGTGCGGGTGCGGCGAGTGCGGATGCAGACGCCGATGTCCCGGGGGACGGGTGGCACGACAGCGGGGTGCGGGAGCTTCGGTGGGAGCTGATGCGGAGGGCGTCGGGTGGGCTGGTGCCGGAGATCGTGCCGGTGGCTCCGCCGGTTGGGCCGGGGCCTGCGCCTGCGCCCGCGCGGCGGGCGGTGACCGTGGTGGCGGGGCTGGATCTGGGGCCGGCCCCGGTTGCCCCGCCCGTTGTGTCCGTTGAGCCCGTGGCTCCGTCGGTGCCGTCCGTGGTCGGGGTGCGGGTGCTTCCCCGGCGGAAGCCGTCCGGGTGA
- a CDS encoding serine/arginine repetitive matrix protein 2 yields MPTAPYGPPAVPPPPGPGPADRPRGRWVTPATAGIAVASVAIGAAAVWFVARDTGDADHAGEKNGTVTSGAPTESGDGTATATGTPTAGQSTGAGPSRTPTPSPTGTGPGAGAHETKQDPAGFTIAVPAGWVREEIKEGVFYRSADRSALIQVFRVSEPELTPLKAVQQASTYLRGGTRGYEEISVGPVPGSSDAAELVYQYDSEESRGVRRGVERVFVAADGGKWAVLTAGPVADWQATQDHHAAALAAFRPTG; encoded by the coding sequence GTGCCCACGGCGCCGTACGGGCCGCCAGCCGTGCCCCCGCCGCCCGGCCCCGGGCCCGCCGACAGGCCGCGCGGCCGGTGGGTGACCCCGGCGACGGCGGGCATCGCGGTCGCGTCCGTGGCGATCGGCGCGGCCGCCGTGTGGTTCGTGGCCCGGGACACCGGCGACGCCGACCACGCGGGGGAGAAGAACGGGACGGTGACCTCGGGGGCTCCCACGGAGTCCGGCGACGGCACAGCCACAGCCACGGGCACGCCCACCGCCGGCCAGTCCACCGGCGCAGGACCGTCCCGGACGCCCACCCCGAGCCCCACGGGCACCGGGCCCGGCGCCGGAGCCCACGAGACCAAGCAGGACCCGGCGGGCTTCACCATCGCCGTTCCGGCGGGCTGGGTGCGCGAGGAGATCAAGGAGGGGGTCTTCTACCGCTCGGCGGACCGGAGCGCGCTGATCCAGGTGTTCCGGGTGTCGGAGCCGGAGCTCACCCCGCTCAAGGCGGTCCAGCAGGCCTCCACCTACCTGCGGGGCGGCACCCGCGGGTACGAGGAGATCAGCGTCGGCCCGGTGCCGGGAAGCTCCGACGCGGCGGAGCTCGTCTACCAGTACGACAGCGAGGAGTCGCGCGGGGTGCGGCGCGGGGTCGAACGGGTCTTCGTCGCCGCGGACGGCGGCAAGTGGGCGGTGCTGACGGCGGGCCCGGTCGCCGACTGGCAGGCCACCCAGGACCACCACGCGGCGGCGCTGGCGGCGTTCCGGCCGACCGGCTGA
- the sucD gene encoding succinate--CoA ligase subunit alpha, with translation MAIFLNKDSKVIVQGMTGATGMKHTKLMLADGTNIVGGVNPRKAGTTVDFDGTEVPVFGSVAEAMEKTGANVSVLFVPPAFAKAAVVEAIDAEIPLAVVITEGIAVHDSAAFWAYATAKGNKTRIIGPNCPGLITPGQSNAGIIPGDITKPGKIGLVSKSGTLTYQMMYELRDIGFTSAVGIGGDPVIGTTHIDALEAFEADPETELIVMIGEIGGDAEERAADFIAKNVTKPVVGYVAGFTAPEGKTMGHAGAIVSGSSGTAQAKKEALEAAGVKVGKTPTETAKLAREILNG, from the coding sequence ATGGCTATCTTCCTCAACAAGGACAGCAAGGTCATCGTCCAGGGCATGACCGGTGCCACGGGCATGAAGCACACCAAGCTGATGCTGGCTGACGGCACCAACATCGTCGGCGGCGTGAACCCGCGCAAGGCCGGCACCACCGTCGACTTCGACGGCACCGAGGTCCCGGTCTTCGGTTCCGTCGCCGAGGCGATGGAGAAGACGGGCGCCAACGTCTCCGTCCTCTTCGTCCCGCCGGCCTTCGCCAAGGCCGCCGTCGTCGAGGCCATCGACGCCGAGATCCCGCTGGCCGTCGTCATCACCGAGGGCATCGCGGTGCACGACTCCGCCGCCTTCTGGGCGTACGCGACCGCCAAGGGCAACAAGACCCGCATCATCGGCCCGAACTGCCCGGGTCTGATCACCCCCGGCCAGTCCAACGCCGGCATCATCCCGGGCGACATCACCAAGCCCGGCAAGATCGGTCTGGTGTCGAAGTCCGGCACGCTGACCTACCAGATGATGTACGAGCTGCGCGACATCGGCTTCACCTCCGCCGTCGGCATCGGTGGCGACCCGGTCATCGGCACCACGCACATCGACGCCCTGGAGGCCTTCGAGGCCGACCCGGAGACCGAGCTGATCGTCATGATCGGCGAGATCGGCGGCGACGCCGAGGAGCGTGCGGCGGACTTCATCGCGAAGAACGTCACCAAGCCGGTCGTCGGCTACGTCGCGGGCTTCACCGCCCCCGAGGGCAAGACCATGGGCCACGCCGGCGCCATCGTCTCCGGCTCCTCCGGTACCGCGCAGGCCAAGAAGGAGGCCCTTGAGGCCGCCGGCGTCAAGGTCGGCAAGACGCCGACCGAGACCGCGAAGCTGGCCCGCGAGATCCTGAACGGCTGA
- a CDS encoding helix-turn-helix domain-containing protein, with translation MTRSVEGLPAPNERRRLREAAELTLDEVATAVGVAVATVRSWESGRTTPRGRKRDAYARFLAGLPERAGAADATGPPGRTDPVLVAVAPGTGAEEGVAQAAPDGPAGSDGSADSAAAAPATPVVPAVPAARPVVRPVVDPAEAFDTLHELAAPALARQAYLLTGRRALALEAVDRAFTRAWDQWPEVATDPDPVGWVRTIVYEYALSPWHRFRRSHRRNDRPPADPADRILLDALLALPKVHRRTVLLYDGVGLDLPDTAAETEATTPAAGNRILNAHADLAARVPELADVPVERQSAALRERLAALRPPFPLDPRPAAAVRGGGERRTRQWTRATLGLTAVITAATAYTAATAPTRYDPPLAPGESVSGVPPLSGPQQLTERSRQLHDKLRADPEAGPARVAPRLD, from the coding sequence ATGACACGAAGCGTCGAGGGCCTGCCCGCCCCGAACGAGCGCCGAAGACTGCGCGAAGCCGCGGAACTGACACTGGATGAGGTCGCCACGGCGGTCGGCGTCGCCGTGGCGACGGTCCGCTCCTGGGAGTCCGGGCGCACCACCCCGCGCGGCCGCAAGCGCGACGCGTACGCGCGCTTCCTGGCCGGCCTCCCCGAACGGGCCGGGGCGGCGGACGCGACCGGGCCGCCGGGGCGCACCGATCCGGTCCTGGTGGCGGTCGCGCCCGGAACCGGGGCGGAGGAGGGCGTCGCACAGGCTGCTCCCGACGGGCCCGCCGGCTCCGACGGGAGCGCCGACAGCGCCGCCGCCGCGCCTGCCACGCCGGTCGTGCCCGCCGTGCCGGCCGCCCGGCCCGTCGTACGTCCCGTCGTCGATCCGGCCGAGGCCTTCGACACGCTCCACGAGCTGGCCGCGCCCGCCCTCGCCCGGCAGGCCTACCTGCTCACCGGCCGCCGCGCGCTCGCCCTGGAGGCCGTGGACCGGGCCTTCACCCGCGCCTGGGACCAGTGGCCCGAGGTGGCCACCGACCCGGATCCGGTGGGCTGGGTACGCACGATCGTGTACGAGTACGCGCTCTCCCCCTGGCACCGGTTCCGGCGCTCCCACCGCCGGAACGACCGGCCCCCGGCCGATCCCGCCGACCGGATCCTGCTCGACGCGCTGCTCGCCCTGCCCAAGGTCCACCGCCGCACCGTCCTGCTCTACGACGGCGTCGGCCTCGACCTGCCGGACACCGCCGCCGAGACGGAGGCCACCACCCCCGCCGCCGGCAACCGCATCCTCAACGCGCACGCCGATCTCGCCGCCCGGGTGCCCGAGCTGGCCGACGTACCGGTCGAGAGGCAGTCCGCGGCGCTGCGGGAGCGACTCGCCGCGCTGCGGCCGCCGTTCCCCCTCGACCCGCGGCCGGCGGCGGCGGTCCGCGGCGGCGGTGAGCGGCGCACCCGGCAGTGGACCCGGGCCACGCTCGGGCTGACCGCGGTGATCACGGCCGCGACCGCCTACACGGCGGCGACGGCCCCCACCCGGTACGACCCCCCGCTCGCGCCCGGCGAGAGCGTGTCGGGTGTGCCGCCGCTCAGCGGTCCGCAGCAGCTCACCGAACGGAGCAGGCAACTCCACGACAAGCTCCGCGCGGACCCGGAGGCGGGTCCGGCGCGCGTCGCCCCGCGGCTCGACTGA
- the purH gene encoding bifunctional phosphoribosylaminoimidazolecarboxamide formyltransferase/IMP cyclohydrolase, which translates to MTAAETAASNDPTTTRRPIRRALISVYDKTGLEELARGLHAAGVALVSTGSTASKIAAAGVPVTKVEELTGFPECLDGRVKTLHPRVHAGILADLRLEDHRNQLAELGVEPFDLVVVNLYPFQATVQSGATADECVEQIDIGGPSMVRAAAKNHPSVSVVTSPARYADVIAAAQGGGFDLTARKRLAAEAFQHTAAYDVAVASWFTNAYAPEGEEGALPEFLAGAWERKSTLRYGENPHQAAALYTDGQPGGIANAEQLHGKEMSFNNYVDTEAARRAAYDHEEPCVAIIKHANPCGIAVGADVAAAHRKAHACDPLSAFGGVIAVNRPVTVELAEQVAEIFTEVIAAPGYEDGAVEVLAKKKNIRVLKVDGTPHQPGDLKPVSGGALLQHSDLFQAEGDDPANWTLAAGEALSPAELAELAFAWRACRAVKSNAILLAKDGASVGVGMGQVNRVDSAKLAVERAGAERAQGSYAASDAFFPFADGLEILTAAGVKAVVQPGGSVRDEQVVEAARKAGVTMYFTGTRHFFH; encoded by the coding sequence GTGACCGCCGCAGAGACCGCAGCGAGCAACGACCCGACCACGACCCGGCGGCCGATCCGGCGCGCGCTGATCAGCGTCTACGACAAGACGGGACTGGAAGAGCTGGCCCGCGGCCTGCACGCGGCGGGCGTCGCGCTCGTCTCCACCGGCTCCACCGCCTCGAAGATCGCCGCCGCCGGTGTGCCCGTCACCAAGGTCGAGGAGCTGACCGGCTTCCCCGAGTGCCTGGACGGCCGCGTCAAGACCCTGCACCCGCGCGTGCACGCCGGCATCCTGGCCGACCTGCGCCTGGAGGACCACCGCAACCAGCTCGCAGAGCTGGGCGTGGAGCCCTTCGACCTCGTCGTCGTCAACCTGTACCCGTTCCAGGCCACCGTCCAGTCGGGTGCCACCGCCGACGAGTGCGTCGAGCAGATCGACATCGGCGGGCCCTCGATGGTCCGCGCCGCGGCCAAGAACCACCCGTCGGTCTCCGTGGTCACCAGCCCCGCGCGCTACGCCGACGTCATCGCCGCGGCCCAGGGCGGCGGCTTCGACCTCACCGCGCGCAAGCGGCTGGCGGCCGAGGCCTTCCAGCACACCGCCGCCTACGACGTGGCCGTCGCCTCCTGGTTCACGAACGCCTACGCCCCGGAGGGCGAGGAGGGCGCGCTGCCCGAGTTCCTCGCCGGCGCCTGGGAGCGCAAGTCCACCCTGCGCTACGGCGAGAACCCGCACCAGGCCGCCGCCCTCTACACGGACGGGCAGCCGGGCGGGATCGCCAACGCCGAGCAGCTGCACGGCAAGGAGATGTCCTTCAACAACTACGTGGACACCGAGGCCGCGCGCCGCGCCGCCTACGACCACGAAGAGCCGTGCGTGGCGATCATCAAGCACGCCAACCCGTGCGGCATCGCCGTCGGCGCGGACGTCGCCGCCGCCCACCGCAAGGCGCACGCCTGCGACCCGCTGTCGGCGTTCGGCGGTGTCATCGCCGTCAACCGTCCGGTGACCGTCGAGCTCGCCGAGCAGGTGGCGGAGATCTTCACCGAGGTCATCGCGGCCCCCGGCTACGAGGACGGCGCGGTGGAGGTCCTGGCGAAGAAGAAGAACATCCGCGTCCTGAAGGTCGACGGCACCCCGCACCAGCCGGGTGACCTGAAGCCCGTCTCGGGCGGCGCGCTCCTCCAGCACTCGGACCTCTTCCAGGCCGAGGGCGACGACCCGGCCAACTGGACCCTGGCGGCCGGCGAGGCCCTGTCCCCGGCCGAGCTCGCGGAGCTGGCCTTCGCGTGGCGGGCCTGCCGGGCCGTCAAGTCGAACGCCATCCTGCTCGCCAAGGACGGCGCCTCGGTCGGCGTCGGCATGGGCCAGGTCAACCGTGTCGACTCGGCGAAGCTGGCCGTCGAGCGGGCCGGCGCCGAGCGCGCGCAGGGCTCGTACGCCGCCTCGGACGCCTTCTTCCCCTTCGCGGACGGGCTGGAGATCCTGACGGCAGCGGGCGTCAAGGCCGTGGTCCAGCCGGGTGGTTCGGTACGTGACGAGCAGGTCGTCGAGGCCGCGCGGAAGGCCGGCGTGACGATGTACTTCACCGGCACGCGGCACTTCTTCCACTGA